The Sinomicrobium kalidii region TCCTGCTTATTTTCGGCATTATTACAGCCAATAACGAAGCCCTGAAACCTGTGCCGCTGATCGGGAAATTCTTTGAAGGGAAGTTTAACTTCTGATCTGTTGAAAATGGACCGGGAAACCTATATAAAAACATTTACCGCTGATGATGCGGTAGGCTGGCAATCCATAGACATTTCACTGGAAAAGAACTATAGAGATACCAAACCCAGGCACTACGGTCCCCTTTGCGGTCTGCATTTTGCCGCAGGGGGGAGCGATCCCATTGACGGAGCGAGTATTTACGATTCCGATAAGCAGGAATTCCACAGGCATATTGTCAGTTACGGAATGTCCGAACTTTATTATAATGAAGCCTTGGCCGGCAGTGAATTTAGCAAATGGGGATTTGAGTTTACATTCAGGCTAAAGCCGTTTGAAGACGACAAGGATGACCCGCTCTGGGCGGTTCAGGTGATGAACAACCTGGCGAGTTACGTCTTTAACAGTGGAAAATGGTTTGAAGAGAACCACTTTGTCCCGGCCAACGGCCCCGTAAGACTGAATACCGATACCGAAATTACCGGATTTGTCTTTGCGCTTGACCCGGAACTGGGAAAAATCGATACCCCGCACGGGGAAGTATCTTTTTTACAACTGGTGGGCATCACCGAAAATGAAGTGCAACGACTAAAGAAAAACCCTGTGACAACAGCCGTCAAAGAACTGATCGATGAACTGAAAACGAACAATCCTTTATTGATTACTGACTTGAACAGAAAATAGGATACAACCATAGTTACTAATGGAAACAAAACAACATACCGGTTTGAAATTTATACCGAACATCAAAGAGACGGAAATCCAGGCTGTTTTTAAAGCGTACGAAGAACTCGTAAAATACTATCGCCGCATAAGAATACCCGGTCTTTTGATGATCGTGATCATTGGCGGTTACAACTTTTTTATTGCCGGAAAGAGGTATACGATAGCCGAACACAACACCATACGCAATACAATGGTCCTTATACCTGGCATTATAGTGCTCGTTCTGTTGGTCATTGCCTTTATGGTGTTTAAACGTCAGCGTGCGATCAGAAAGCAGGTCAGGGGGATGGCGCAAAAGCATAACTTCCCGTACAGGGAATTTAAAAAGGAAGTCAATATGGTGCTGAAGTCATTTTACGGAGGTTCCGGGATTTAAACCCTTATTTTAGTCGATTGGAAATGAAACGAATACTATTTATCGCCTTAATCCTGATAGCCGCTTTGAAGGTTTTTACCGCCTGCGAGTTCAACCGGTCTGTTCACAAAGACCTGAAGACCGGGGCCCTTTCGGGAGGCGATGGCATTGGCTGTGAGAATATTTCAATAGAAGTGAACGGCACAAAAGACCGTAGAAACACCTTTG contains the following coding sequences:
- a CDS encoding suppressor of fused domain protein gives rise to the protein MDRETYIKTFTADDAVGWQSIDISLEKNYRDTKPRHYGPLCGLHFAAGGSDPIDGASIYDSDKQEFHRHIVSYGMSELYYNEALAGSEFSKWGFEFTFRLKPFEDDKDDPLWAVQVMNNLASYVFNSGKWFEENHFVPANGPVRLNTDTEITGFVFALDPELGKIDTPHGEVSFLQLVGITENEVQRLKKNPVTTAVKELIDELKTNNPLLITDLNRK